From the Solanum pennellii chromosome 4, SPENNV200 genome, one window contains:
- the LOC107017265 gene encoding glycolipid transfer protein 3-like, whose protein sequence is MKRRRDMEVESTEITIGIEELSMMKLIKVKLIKHDQQQISDANHHDDHKDYNYHIPTMPFLSISNLVLQVLDKIGPTMAVLRQDIFQNIQKLEMMHDSDPALYSNMVEILKKEMISEGKGTKCPKTCSKALLWLTRSLDFTIALLQLLADDLERNMVQAVQESYTNTLKPWHGWISSAAFKVGLKLVPDSKGLITILKGKDKNNDDFKKELRTFISLLAPLLKEIHEVLGEYGLDRLKST, encoded by the exons atgaagagaagaagagatATGGAAGTAGAGTCAACAGAAATAACAATTGGTATTGAAGAACTATCTATGATGAAGCTCATcaaagtcaaattaattaaacatgatCAACAACAAATTAGTGATGCTAATCATCATGATGATCATAAAgattataattatcatattcCTACTATGCCTTTTCTCTCTATCTCAAATTTAGTCCTTCAAGTTCTTG ATAAGATAGGGCCGACAATGGCTGTGTTGAGACAAGACATATTTCAAAACATCCAA AAATTGGAAATGATGCATGATTCAGACCCTGCTCTCTACTCAAATATGGTTGAAATATTAAAGAAAGAGATGATTAGTGAAGGCAAAGGAACAAAGTGTCCTAAAACTTGTAGCAAAGCTCTTCTTTGGCTCACCAG ATCCTTGGATTTCACCATAGCATTGTTACAACTACTGGCTGATGATTTAGAGAGGAATATGGTGCAAGCTGTTCAAGAATCTTAcactaacacccttaagccatgGCATGGATGGATCTCTTCAGCTGCCTTCAAG GTAGGACTAAAGCTAGTGCCAGATAGCAAGGGCTTAATCACAATTCTGAAgggaaaagataaaaataatgacGATTTTAAGAAGGAATTGCGTACCTTCATTTCACTATTGGCACCTTTGTTAAAAGAAATTCACGAAGTTTTG GGTGAATATGGTCTTGATAGGTTAAAATCTACTTGA